One segment of bacterium DNA contains the following:
- a CDS encoding adenylate/guanylate cyclase domain-containing protein, whose amino-acid sequence MTSARRHGLAIGAAAAVLALLLWSTGALESWERTTWDWRVRLFAGPGPATGQVVLVLLDQHSLDWGSETMSLAWPWPREVYGPILDFCARGGARVAAFDVLYTEPSVYGVYDDEALGEAIARNGKFVGARFLEISPNHDGASGSTEPIPEVAKAATLLANVSDQPDADGIFRRAGLVERILGTEDDVPSLGVGAWLVGAEDAALDDLPARAHLNSAGTALLRYRGGTSAFTTYSAAAIIQSELRLLEGGEPTIDPASLRDRYVLFGFSAPGLLDLRPTPVSRVSPGVLVHATALDNLLSDGFMRDAPHWLAILGVALMGLLAGLLATSITSTRASVPLAAGLIGLPAVCGLAAYPPGWWAPVLPGTVAAAVAVFGGLVRNYAVEGRQRRFIKSAFQHYLSPAVIEKVLVDPNALKLGGERRELTIMFSDLAGFTSLSEGLEPEALTTLLNDYLTDMTDIILEEGGTLDKYEGDAILAFWNAPLDQPDHAARACRAAVRCQRKLAERRTEFRERCGKDMYARIGMHTGVVVVGNMGSRQRFDYTVLGDAANLASRLEGANKAFGSATMVSETTRGQAGDGFDFRALGPLRVVGRKEPVEVFELGSAAAAGWGAFAEALAVWRVGDAVQAREMFAAIADDPVARACAGMCGESGGEAVWSLTRK is encoded by the coding sequence CCGGCCAGGTGGTGCTGGTCCTGCTCGACCAGCACAGCCTGGACTGGGGCAGCGAGACCATGAGCCTGGCCTGGCCTTGGCCCCGCGAGGTCTACGGTCCGATCCTCGACTTCTGCGCCCGCGGCGGCGCCCGCGTGGCGGCCTTCGATGTGCTGTACACCGAACCGTCGGTCTACGGCGTGTACGACGACGAGGCGCTGGGCGAGGCCATCGCCCGCAACGGCAAGTTCGTCGGCGCGCGGTTTTTGGAAATCAGCCCCAACCACGACGGCGCCTCCGGCTCGACGGAACCCATCCCCGAAGTGGCCAAAGCCGCCACCCTCTTGGCCAACGTCAGCGATCAGCCCGACGCCGACGGCATCTTCCGGCGCGCCGGCCTGGTCGAGCGGATCCTCGGCACCGAGGACGACGTGCCCTCGCTCGGCGTGGGCGCCTGGCTCGTGGGCGCCGAGGACGCCGCGCTGGACGACCTGCCCGCCCGCGCGCACCTGAACTCCGCCGGCACCGCCCTGTTGCGCTACCGCGGCGGCACGAGCGCCTTCACCACCTACAGCGCCGCGGCGATCATCCAGTCGGAACTCAGACTACTCGAAGGCGGCGAACCGACCATCGACCCGGCGTCGCTGCGCGACAGGTACGTCTTGTTCGGCTTCAGCGCGCCGGGCCTGCTGGACCTGCGGCCCACGCCGGTGAGCCGCGTCAGCCCCGGCGTGCTGGTCCACGCCACGGCCCTGGACAACCTGCTGTCGGACGGGTTCATGCGTGATGCGCCCCACTGGCTGGCGATCCTCGGCGTGGCGTTGATGGGGCTGCTGGCGGGGCTGCTCGCCACGTCGATCACCTCGACGCGGGCCTCGGTGCCGCTGGCGGCCGGCCTGATCGGACTGCCGGCCGTCTGCGGTCTCGCCGCCTACCCGCCCGGCTGGTGGGCGCCGGTGCTGCCCGGCACGGTGGCGGCGGCCGTGGCGGTCTTCGGCGGGCTGGTGCGCAACTACGCGGTGGAGGGACGCCAGAGGCGGTTCATCAAGTCGGCATTCCAGCACTACCTCAGCCCCGCGGTCATCGAGAAGGTGCTGGTCGACCCGAACGCGCTGAAGCTCGGCGGCGAGCGCCGCGAACTGACGATCATGTTCTCGGACCTGGCGGGGTTCACGTCGCTGTCCGAAGGACTCGAGCCCGAGGCCTTGACCACGCTGCTGAACGACTACCTGACCGACATGACCGACATCATACTCGAAGAGGGCGGCACGCTGGACAAGTACGAGGGGGACGCGATCCTGGCCTTCTGGAACGCGCCGCTGGATCAGCCGGACCATGCGGCGCGGGCCTGCCGGGCGGCGGTGCGCTGCCAGCGGAAGCTGGCGGAGCGGCGGACGGAGTTCCGGGAGCGGTGCGGCAAGGACATGTATGCGCGGATCGGGATGCATACGGGTGTGGTGGTGGTTGGCAACATGGGGTCGCGGCAGCGGTTCGATTATACGGTGCTTGGCGACGCCGCTAATCTGGCCTCGCGGCTGGAGGGGGCGAACAAGGCGTTCGGCAGCGCGACGATGGTCAGCGAGACGACGCGGGGGCAGGCCGGGGACGGGTTCGACTTCCGGGCGCTCGGGCCGCTGCGGGTGGTGGGACGGAAGGAGCCGGTGGAGGTGTTCGAGCTGGGGAGCGCGGCGGCTGCGGGCTGGGGGGCGTTCGCCGAGGCGCTGGCGGTCTGGCGCGTAGGGGATGCGGTGCAGGCGCGGGAGATGTTCGCCGCGATCGCCGACGATCCGGTGGCGCGGGCCTGCGCGGGAATGTGCGGGGAGAGCGGCGGCGAGGCGGTGTGGAGCTTGACGCGGAAGTGA